Genomic DNA from Vigna radiata var. radiata cultivar VC1973A unplaced genomic scaffold, Vradiata_ver6 scaffold_161, whole genome shotgun sequence:
ATTTTGGAAGGAGAGAAAGCTTGTCAAGCAAAAGTTCATTGATCTTGCTTGGTATATCTCTCACAATTTTTCATTCCCAAATCTTATTATTGAGCAAGGAGTTCAACACATCATGGAACTCCGTGGAAGGTACTATCCCGATCTTGTCCGGgtcttttatttcaatttaaaggTTCGGGATGGAATCTTTTCAACAAGGGTCAAAGGGGTGGACATTGTTTTGGACAATGATGTCTGGACTAATGTGGCAAGGGTTCCTGTGCTGGAAAATTCACAAATGGTCCCAGGTGATTTTGCTAATTTCAACAAAATCACGGTATTTCAATCCTTTCTCCGCAATCCTCGCCTACANAACGCCCGTCTCTATCTTGCTGGAGGTCTCAAGATGGAAGAGCGCCTCTTGCACTATCTCATTGTTTGGCTCCTCTGTCCTAGGGGATCTaatcatgctcaatgctctgagacGGATCTCATCATCATGTATGGGATACTTCAAAGCATCCCTCTCAACTGGCCCCATCTACTCCAAACCATTATGTTCAAAGCAAAAAGGTTAGATGCGGCGCCACTTCCCTATCCTCTCCTTGTTTCTCAAATCTGTGTGTATAAAGGGGTGGATATCTCCAATGAGCACTATGANACTGTGCTCCCGACCCATAGAATTGGGGAAAATTCCCTAAGACAAATGGGATTCATCAAGCAAGGAGATTCCTTTGTTCATCCTGATGATGCTGCTGGCGTTCAAGAAGANGAAGAAGACGTAGATGCTGATATCCCCATGCCTGACCCAACCAATGTTGCTGGCTCCTCTCAAATTAATGAAGAGTATAGTCTAGAAAGTNTATCTAGACAAATGACTGAGATGGCTCGCCTTCAGCATGAAATGATGAATCTTCAAAACACTCGCCATGAGGAAATTTGTACCCATCTCCGGAACCTTGACACTAGGATTTCTGGACTAGAAAAACAGTTTAATAGTGATGAAAGTGATGAATTCTAGATCATCTTTGAGTGTTTTGTTGCATTTCCTTATTAATGTATGCTTGCCTTAAATNTTAATAAAATGTNGACTNtattgttttattttatgcatacTTTCTTTCAATTAAGGGGgagaaatttatataattttttttataatgatcaaaaaagggggagaatattatttaaagagattctttattttctaatgcNNNNNNNNNNNNNNNNNNNNNNNNNNNNNNNNNNNNNNNNNNNNNNNNNNNNNNNNNNNNNNNNNNNNNNNNNNNNNNNNNNNNNNNNNNNNNNNNNNNNNNNNNNNNNNNNNNNNNNNNNNNNNNNNNNNNNNNNNNNNNNNNNNNNNNNNNNNNNNNNNNNNNNNNNNNNNNNNNNNNNNNNNNNNNNNNNNNNNNNNNNNNNNNNNNNNNNNNNNNNNNNNNNNNNNNNNNNNNNNNNNNNNNNNNNNNNNNNNNNNNNNNNNNNNNNNNNNNNNNNNNNNNNNNNNNNNNNNNNNNNNNNNNNNNNNNNNNNNNNNNNNNNNNNNNNNNNNNNNNNNNNNNNNNNNNNNNNNNNNNNNNNNNNNNNNNNNNNNNNNNNNNNNNNNNNNNNNNNNNNNNNNNNNNNNNNNNNNNNNNNNNNNNNNNNNNNNNNNNNNNNNNNNNNNNNNNNNNNNNNNNNNNNNNNNNNNNNNNNNNNNNNNNNNNNNNNNNNNNNNNNNNNNNNNNNNNNNNNNNNNNNNNNNNNNNNNNNNNNNNNNNNNNNNNNNNNNNNNNNNNNNNNNNNNNNNNNNNNNNNNNNNNNNNNNNNNNNNNNNNNNNNNNNNNNNNNNNNNNNNNNNNNNNNNNNNNNNNNNNNNNNNNNNNNNNNNNNNNNNNNNNNNNNNNNNNNNNNNNNNNNNNNNNNNNNNNNNNNNNNNNNNNNNNNNNNNNNNNNNNNNNNNNNNNNNNNNNNNNNNNNNNNNNNNNNNNNNNNNNNNNNNNNNNNNNNNNNNNNNNNNNNNNNNNNNNNNNNNNNNNNNNNNNNNNNNNNNNNNNNNNNNNNNNNNNNNNNNNNNNNNNNNNNNNNNNNNNNNNNNNNNNNNNNNNNNNNNNNNNNNNNNNNNNNNNNNNNNNNNNNNNNNNNNNNNNNNNNNNNNNNNNNNNNNNNNNNNNNNNNNNNNNNNNNNNNNNNNNNNNNNNNNNNNNNNNNNNNNNNNNNNNNNNNNNNNNNNNNNNNNNNNNNNNNNNNNNNNNNNNNNNNNNNNNNNNNNNNNNNNNNNNNNNNNNNNNNNNNNNNNNNNNNNNNNNNNNNNNNNNNNNNNNNNNNNNNNNNNNNNNNNNNNNNNNNNNNNNNNNNNNNNNNNNNNNNNNNNNNNNNNNNNNNNNNNNNNNNNNNNNNNNNNNNNNNNNNNNNNNNNNNNNNNNNNNNNNNNNNNNNNNNNNNNNNNNNNNNNNNNNNNNNNNNNNNNNNNNNNNNNNNNNNNNNNNNNNNNNNNNNNNNNNNNNNNNNNNNNNNNNNNNNNNNNNNNNNNNNNNNNNNNNNNNNNNNNNNNNNNNNNNNNNNNNNNNNNNNNNNNNNNNNNNNNNNNNNNNNNNNNNNNNNNNNNNNNNNNNNNNNNNNNNNNNNNNNNNNNNNNNNNNNNNNNNNNNNNNNNNNNNNNNNNNNNNNNNNNNNNNNNNNNNNNNNNNNNNNNNNNNNNNNNNNNNNNNNNNNNNNNNNNNNNNNNNNNNNNNNNNNNNNNNNNNNNNNNNNNNNNNNNNNNNNNNNNNNNNNNNNNNNNNNNNNNNNNNNNNNNNNNNNNNNNNNNNNNNNNNNNNNNNNNNNNNNNNNNNNNNNNNNNNNNNNNNNNNNNNNNNNNNNNNNNNNNNNNNNNNNNNNNNNNNNNNNNNNNNNNNNNNNNNNNNNNNNNNNNNNNNNNNNNNNNttttaaataaatataatgttctctttaaataatacttcttgcagcatcatcaaaacaattcttcaggttttaccaatgctccttattggtaacacctTCATCCTTTTAAAGATTGGAGACCGTATAAATGCTCCTCTTGGTGAGTACTACGAAAGCTCCTGATCAATTTCTTTGTTTGAGTAAGTaaacttttttcttccattGAGCTTTAATTTGATTTGTGAGTGCATGCAACTTCTCTTGGTTGCATGTAGTGTTTTTATACCTAAATTGAGTTTATGTTGTCTTATAAGTTGAGTGGTATAATTCAATCATCAAATGGGCGCTTTTTGGTGTAGATAGAGGATGCTTTGAGTTGTGGACTATGTGGAAGCATACTACAACCATTATAAGATGTCATCAAACAGGTGACgaaaattaatcattaaattcttttaaattgagAGTTTACAATCTACATAACAATTAAATTGTTTGGGAGTCTAATTGAATGTAACTTtgtggtttttgtttttatgcttTATGTTGTTCTTGGTAAGGACATGCTTTAGTTTGTGGTGTATTGCATgataatgaaatatttgaattgttaGCCTATAAGAACTTGCTGAATAAAATTTATGTGGTGTGTTTTGAGAACATGTTAAGGCATAATTGTAATGGTATTGAAAAGCTTGGGGCTTTAGGCTagaattgaatataaaaagagTTGTATAGAATAATTTTTGATTAAAGTTGCTTTCCTtgtaaatttaatgttttgttgttgaaagataaaaatggtGGTATGATTATAGTGATAGAATGTTGCTAAAGCATGAAAATTTCGTACGGTAAGTgtaagtttaataaataatgttagtagttgtgatattttcttttgtatagaGAAAGTTAAGAAATTTGAGAGGAAGAGAACTTGTTATGTACTATGAAATTATCAAGTGTAGGTGAAGTTGTTGGATTGGACTCGTTGAATTATGGTTAATATTATGGAATTGATATGAAAGTGGTGATTGAAGAGTTTACTTAGTTAAAACTTTGATGAATGAGTGTGAATTTTGTGATTGTGTGACTAAGTGATTTCTTTGTATAATGTTTGATTCAGTGTTTCTAACGTATTAAGgtgattttatttatgatacttatattatattaaagttaaacAGATTTGAAGCTTAGAAAATCTAATTAAAACTTGGTTAGTATCTAGACCTTATTTGATTGATGAAAAATGTGCTTTATGACTTGGGAAAATTATGGTTGATGGTTAGATAgggatgaaaattatttaaaattaaatgaaaatgtcTTACATTGTAATAAAACCAGTTTTTGTTGCACCATCGTTGGCACGGTTACTTAGCATGAGGTAGTAACTTTATGTAACTTCTTCTAGAAAAAAGtggttgatattttaataaatagtttttctttGCATGCCACAAATTATATTTAGGATTATATCAGGTTATGTTATAATGTAtgattatttttgaaaatttagagTCATATAGTTTTCAAATTAGTTATTTCCAAAGGGAAATGCTAACCTAGGTTAACTTCAAGTGTATTGAAGGGGCCTTCGGAGGGTGAGACTATTGATAACGTTTATTTTTACctattttgtgtgtttgtttcaattaataaaatcaacttttatATAGCTTTTATCATGTTTAATCCTCaagtttatcttgtttttgtattttagttgttttatgcttgtttccttctaatatatattttgagtgTGTAAAATAAGTTAGTAGGAAGCAATTCTTGTAGCAGAAAAATAAGTTGAAACTTAAGGAAGTATGATTGGATAAGAAAGAATGATATTTAGACATATACTCACTCCAAAGAATCGCACCCAAAGTTGCAAACACGAAAATAAGAGTCATATGTAAGGTTATATTGTCACGAACTTCCCCcgaacaataaaaaaatcacgATTGGGCGCTAGGTTGACTTGTTAGGAGAGCTAGCTCCTTGGTGTGCAAAAATGATAGCCCAAACCTCTAGTATTCAAGTTGCTAGGCAAAATTATAACTTGCCCAACGAGTTACAAGTTAGAGAGCATCGATTTTTAGGCTTAGTTAGGCAAGAATGAAGTTGTCGGGTGAGTCTGTCGACCCTGATACATTAAAGTGAGTATTTAATCATGTTTTACAAGGATTTTGGGGATTCTCTCCTCCAACACTTCGTTATTCCCCAAGAGCGACTAGAAGAGGCCATTGGATCCTATTtagggtgttgggaagctctccatTCTCCTCCTTCGGCTTCAATATTTATCAATTGTGATTTTGctccttttgggttgaggaggAAGATGGGTCAGGAATGGGAGATGGAAATGCAAAGAGGAAGCACGATTGGAGCATGGAGTAAAGGCAAAGAACCTTGTGGAAAGGCATGCATCTCtctttggtttcaatttcttccttatctcttcaatttgtaaacCTTAGGTTCTCCACTGTAGAGAGCTAATcctatttctttatattatatgtaataaacgaaatcttgtgtatttttttttatgttaatacatatgctttttcatttcaaagttaatatttgatttttatgtttaatgcttgttgtggcttgatcatcCATGGCTTGAGGTGTTTGAGAATGTCTTTTGAGCTTATAACTGAAATTGAATACCTAATGGAGCTTGTATCTGGGATAGAACATGATTCATTAATAATCTTAAAGACTCTTGAATTTAATGCATAGTTGCTTATTGAGGATTCAAGGAATTGGAACTTGATGAGTTATCATAGGCTCAAAGTCACTAAGAATAGGATTTGAGTAATCTTGTGAGTTAATTTAGACATGAATTTAGAATTGAGATGATTGTGTATCTATGAGTATGAAGTTGATGAAATCTAGTCTTAACTTGTGAATActttatgttaaatttcttcttgcacaccaactatttgataaaaatacaaaaagagttGTTTTATGTCTTTGTGATATTTATGGTCTAATTGAGTTGTGAATTCTGAGAGTTGTTATGTGATGTACAAGTGCTTTTGGAAAGAACGATATTTATTACTTGTAATTTTTCACTAACAATTATCTTGACTCAACTAGTATCTCAACTCACATAGAATAAGATATATAGGTGGTGTGAGTCGAGGGAGGCTTCACATGGCACacaatatatatgatataaacGAGGATCATACTTATGGAGCTAGTGGGGTTAATCCTATCATGACTTGGTCGGGGACATTGGTCCTAAATGTTGGAACATCACTAGAGGATTTGGAAGCAGGCATGACAAGTGTAGAGTTTCACAAGTCCATTCAATACACTAGTCTTCCCAAAATAGTGCCTGAATATATTCCTTTGTTTGAACCatgttacaaaaatataattgaggTTTTGAAATAGAAcctaattataattagttttattcttCATAAACAAACTTAGGATTTTCGATCGGAGTTAAGATTGGTTCGGAATCATGGGAATTTTTATATGGAAAGACTATTACATATAATGTACTTCTAAAAtcattaaagttttttattggattttatagaaattttcagtgagagagtaattgaataatgattaatggaaaaaaaaaaaagaagaaagaaagcagTATACATATCTAACAATAAATTTCATTCCAAATTTAATcatacaatttttaattgaacaaaaTATCTTGATCTTCACATTAGTATATGAAAgctatttgtttcttttttacttttatttaaatgtgaTAGTTTACAATAGTGTTTTGTTGGTACGTTGTTTTAGAATTTTTCCTCcaatgtttatatattaaatatacaaGAGGATTAGAGATTTTTCAAACCACTTATTTGatataccaataaaataaaatgaaacttaatttaaaagGAGTTTAAAATTAACGCATGagttataaatcaaattaataagtGTAATTGAAACATCTTATGAGGTACTATGTATCTTTAATTGTGAACAGATAACTATTATAAGagtgatgatattttgatattataaaaggaaaaaaagaatactcattatatatataaagttttttctCTTTAACATTAGTGTAtcgaaaaataaatttaaatcaaatactTCTCCTATTTAGTAaagttgaaaatttattaaactttttttctttttcctttgccATTATAAGTACtagagttttaatttaatttctacttaagtattttgttttctttaaagcaaacaaaatattaacttaGATACTTCAATCATGATATcataactaaatattaaattacaaaaacaccACTTTTATACcaaaatgaaatagaaatattaaatcctacaatatgattttatcattttaaatttaaaagtgaaaaactttTGACCCAACAAATTAACTCATGTCAATAAGTCTTAACATTATTTCAAAGGTTAAACCAGAAGAATTGTTAGTATTCAGTCCTCTGAATTGCCACTGATAACTACAGGGTGTTGAGATCTGTACTTGTACCTCTTTGAAACGAACAAATAGACAGAGAAGTTGATCAAGCTGAGTATGGAAAGGAACAAATAGAACAAGTTAAGATGGTTTCTGTTAATATTGTTCCCTGCTAACCAACCTCCACTTGCAGTAATATTCTTGGTTGCAGTGTTCACGATTTTCACCAACATGGAACTTAGAAAATAGCCAATGGCCATGGAGCACCAGAGGAAGCAGGTTGATGTCGATTTAAGCCCTTTTGGTGCCTCTGAATAGAAAAACTCAAGTAGTCCCACGTAGGTAAACATGTCAGCTATGCCAAATACAAAATACTGAAAAGAAAGCCAGAATATGCTCAATGGCAATGGCTGCAGTACTGGCAATGCATCAAGCATGTTGTTGTCTCTAGcaactccttttcttttcacctCTATGATTGCTGCAATGGCCATGGAGATGGAGGAAAGGATTAGGCCAACTCCTATCCGCTGCAAGTGAGTAATGCCGGTGGGAATACCAGTGAGTTTACGTAGAAAAGGAACACAAATGCGATCATAGAAAGGGATTATAATGATCAAAAAGGCAACTGGAATGATTGGTAGGGATGCAGGTGGGATGTTAAAATGCTTGGTGATGCTTGTGTCCATGGTGGTGCCTTGTTGGACAGAGAAGGTTTGGAGTTGTGCTAAGCATAGGGTCATTATGATTGAGCAGCAGAATATAGGGAGCATGCTCAGAATGATTTTGGCATTTTCCACTTGTGTCACTCTGCATAGTTTCCATGGGTTTGATGCCTCTTGTTTCTCATCTTGCACATCAGATTTTCTTTGAATAGCTGCTTTGTCCAAGAACCTATGCAGAAGAATGTTAAAACTAAATGCAGTCGAATTggagtgatatatatatatatatatatagctggCAGAAGAAGCTTTTATGTTTATAAAAGATGAAATCCAAGGCCTTTTACTCTAACCATGTATCATGTTTGGTGCTTTGGCTTTCATCAAGTAAAATATGCACATATCACTAATTTTAGTCACAAGTGAGATTAAACCTGAAAGTATCTGTATGAGGTTGATACTCTACTTCCATTGGAGCTTCTTTG
This window encodes:
- the LOC106779801 gene encoding protein NRT1/ PTR FAMILY 4.5-like, yielding MENHVVDGSVKWMQEEREEVVDGKVDWKGRKALKHKHGGMKVSLLVLAAIAMENMATLSLAVNFVSYFNGIMHYELADAANMVTNYMGVSYMLSIVVAVLADTWIGRYKSVVISGFFESLGLSLLTIEAHMRSLKPDICNVYVKNADCEKLSGMKEAFLLISLYLLAFGSSGLKASLPSHGADQFDERDPKEAMQMSSFFNSLLLAVCIGGAVSLTFNVYIQDHNGWDWGFGISTVAILLATIIFAFGLPLYRIHLPNTKNGIIQIIQVYIAAIHNRNLPLPEDPMELYEIEQDKEAPMEVEYQPHTDTFRFLDKAAIQRKSDVQDEKQEASNPWKLCRVTQVENAKIILSMLPIFCCSIIMTLCLAQLQTFSVQQGTTMDTSITKHFNIPPASLPIIPVAFLIIIIPFYDRICVPFLRKLTGIPTGITHLQRIGVGLILSSISMAIAAIIEVKRKGVARDNNMLDALPVLQPLPLSIFWLSFQYFVFGIADMFTYVGLLEFFYSEAPKGLKSTSTCFLWCSMAIGYFLSSMLVKIVNTATKNITASGGWLAGNNINRNHLNLFYLFLSILSLINFSVYLFVSKRYKYRSQHPVVISGNSED